The nucleotide window TGTTTTGAAAGAGCCCTAGCATATTCAAATTCTCTGTCTTTGATTATATCTATATCACTTATTGTTATAGAACCGACAGCACAAGCAATTGCCTCTAGTAAAGTAGATTTCCCTGTACCATTTTCTCCGACAAGTATAGTTATGGGAGCATCAAAAGCTATTTTTGTAAATGACCTCACTAGAGGAATGTTAAATGGATACTCATCATTTAGCCCTTGATTTCTATTTGAATAGTGTACTTCTTTTAGATGAAACATTCTTTTCATCCTTTCACATTAGTCTGTTATGTCTATCTAAGTATTGATAATATCAAACCATACTTAAAAAGTAAAGAAAGCTATCTCCTAGTTAGCAAGAAATAGCTTTTCATACTTAATATAGTATTAAATTTACCTTAATGATTTTGATAGTTTTTTTGCTGCTTTTTTATATTGAATTTCAGCTTTTCTATTTAACTTTCTTTCAGTATATGCAGCTTCCTTTTTAAGCTTTAGATAGCTTTCGTATCTTTTTTTACTCAGAGTACCGTCATTAATGGCTTCCTTTACAGCACATCTTGGTTCAGATATATGAGTGCAGTCTGAGAATTTGCATCTCAAAGAAAGTTCTTCTATATCCTTAAATGCAGTATCTATACTTTCACTAACATCTAATATGTGGAGCTCTCTCATTCCTGGAGTATCTATAACTACTCCCCCTTCAGGAAGTATTAAAAGTTCTCTATTTGTAGTGGTGTGTCTTCCTTTTTCTCCAATACTGCTTACTTCCTGAGTTATCTGTCTGCTTTCACCTAGCAGTTCATTTATTATAGTGGACTTTCCCACTCCAGAAGAACCAATAAATGCAACTGTAGTTCCTTTTTTTATATAATTCTTAACTTCTGAGATTCCCGATTTATTAACACAGCTAATGCAGTGAACATCTATTCCAAACAAGATTTCAGATGTTTGCTTAAGTTTCTCCTCTATATCATTACACAGGTCTGCTTTTGTAAGTAATACAACTGGTCTGGAACCACTGTCCCAAGCCACAGTAATGTACCTTTCCAATCTTCTTAAATTAAAGTTATTATTTAAAGACATACATATGAAGGCTATATCTATATTAGCTGCAATAATCTGCTCATCAAATGAGTTTCCTGCAACTTTTCTAGAAAATTTACTTTTTCTTTTTAAAATTCCATGAATCATAACCCTATCTTTTTGATTAATATTTTTATCTAGTATTACCCAGTCTCCAACAGCAGGATAATCTTCCCTTCCTGTTGCTAAATTAGTCATCTTCCCAGAAACTGAAGCTAACACTTCACCATTTTCAGTATATATTTTATATAAATTTCTGTACTCCACTACTACTCTTCCAATGCTATATTCATCTCCATACTGTTTAACATCATCTTTAAAGTTCTCATTCCATCCTAAATCATACAAATTATATTTGCTTGTCAATTCTTAATCCTCCCATTATTTTAGGGCATAAAAATACCCTAGTTGTAGTTTTTACATGAACCACCTCTAGGGTTAATAGACACAAAAATACTATATAGTATAGATTAATTAAGCATTAATTATGAATGCTGACCTCTAGAAGTGGTATTATGAAATTATTAGACTTATTTAAATAAAAGTTACATTTGATATTTTTCATAACACATCACTCCTTCCATCATTCATAACTTAAGTAGTAATTTAATCTTAGCAAATTATATAGTTTTTGTAAATAGATATGGAGTAATTAAATGATTTCATATTCTCTTAATTTGGAAATCACGCTAATTATTTTTTCCATACTAATGCCTTGAGGTAAATATATTGTAAAATGAAATTCCTTCTCATCACTTTTATGAATCTTTTCTTTGTAAACCTCAATTCCTAAATTAGGTTGATAATAATCGATAAAATAGTCTGAAACACCATAAATCTCTATGTTATAGTCATTAAACTTATCTAATTGTAAATTTAATGCCTTTTCTTTTGATATTGTAGTCTCAATAAAAATATGATCTAAATTTAAACCAATATCCCCAACACCTTTAACTGATAAGACAGGGATAGGAAAATATTCATTAATGAAATTATCATCATACTTTATGGAATGCATATTAAACCATCCTGCATTGAAATAACTAAAACCTTGCTTTTCTAATATCTGCTTCAACTCTTTAAATTGCCTATGCAAAGGCTCATAAATATTGTTTAGTTCTTCAACTATTTTTAAATTCAATATCCTTACCTCCTAGATATTAAGATGGTAACATCCTTTTTCCATAAACATTAACAAATCAAATTATGCATTATAAATGATATATCATTTCTTTTGCAAGGTTAGCAGATTTATGTGCTGCTATTTCTTCAAATTTCTTATAATCTTTAACAGTTGCTTCGTTGGCTAAATCCGAAATACTGCGAATAACTAAAAAAGGAATATTGTTTACAAAAGCGGTATGTGCTATTGCTGCTCCTTCCATCTCTACGCAAAGTGCTTTATAAATTTGATGTAACTCTTTTTTTCTCCTAGTATCTGTTATAAAATCTTCACCTGATATAATTGTTCCAATATGATAATCCAAATCATATGACTTTGAAATTTTTATTGCTAAGTCAATTAAATTAGCATCTGCTATAAAAAATTCTTGATTTGGAAAACAATTTATCATCTGAATTCTACGCACATCATAGTATGTTAGCTGATTTGATATTACTACAGAAAGGTGCTTAATATCATCGGAAAGCCCTCCAGCAATGCCTGTATTGATTATTGCATCAACTGAATACTGGTCAATTAAAATCTGAGTATAAACTGCGGCATTAACTTTGCCAATACCACACACTAATAAAATAACTTCAATATCTTTAATTTTGCCTATGTAATAATCTAAACCTGCATGTGTTTCAACAAAACAATTTTCCAATTCATTTTTAATTATGTCTACTTCTATAGGCATAGCGCC belongs to Proteiniborus sp. DW1 and includes:
- a CDS encoding 5'-methylthioadenosine/adenosylhomocysteine nucleosidase; the protein is MKKVGIIGAMPIEVDIIKNELENCFVETHAGLDYYIGKIKDIEVILLVCGIGKVNAAVYTQILIDQYSVDAIINTGIAGGLSDDIKHLSVVISNQLTYYDVRRIQMINCFPNQEFFIADANLIDLAIKISKSYDLDYHIGTIISGEDFITDTRRKKELHQIYKALCVEMEGAAIAHTAFVNNIPFLVIRSISDLANEATVKDYKKFEEIAAHKSANLAKEMIYHL
- a CDS encoding DUF3201 domain-containing protein translates to MNLKIVEELNNIYEPLHRQFKELKQILEKQGFSYFNAGWFNMHSIKYDDNFINEYFPIPVLSVKGVGDIGLNLDHIFIETTISKEKALNLQLDKFNDYNIEIYGVSDYFIDYYQPNLGIEVYKEKIHKSDEKEFHFTIYLPQGISMEKIISVISKLREYEII
- the rsgA gene encoding ribosome small subunit-dependent GTPase A, whose product is MTSKYNLYDLGWNENFKDDVKQYGDEYSIGRVVVEYRNLYKIYTENGEVLASVSGKMTNLATGREDYPAVGDWVILDKNINQKDRVMIHGILKRKSKFSRKVAGNSFDEQIIAANIDIAFICMSLNNNFNLRRLERYITVAWDSGSRPVVLLTKADLCNDIEEKLKQTSEILFGIDVHCISCVNKSGISEVKNYIKKGTTVAFIGSSGVGKSTIINELLGESRQITQEVSSIGEKGRHTTTNRELLILPEGGVVIDTPGMRELHILDVSESIDTAFKDIEELSLRCKFSDCTHISEPRCAVKEAINDGTLSKKRYESYLKLKKEAAYTERKLNRKAEIQYKKAAKKLSKSLR